One Amorphoplanes digitatis genomic window carries:
- a CDS encoding nitrite/sulfite reductase, which yields MALDSTPATKPAPRPRKARGEGQWALGHREPLNPNERIKKDDNPLNVRARIENIYAHTGFAGIDPQDLRGRFRWWGLYTQRKAGIDGGRTAVLEPHELEDEYFMLRVRVDGGALNLAQLRTIAEISTEFGRGTADITDRQNIQLHWIRVEDMPEIWRRLEAVGLQTTEACGDCPRIVLGSPVAGVSTEEVIDPTSAIDEIIERFIGDPRYSNLPRKFKSSISWLADTPYEINDISFIGVRHPVHGPGFDLWVGGGLSTNPRLAERLGVWVPLDEIPDVWEGVVGIFRDYGYRRLRTRARLKFLLADWGVAKFREILEKEYLGRALVDGPSAELPAKPIDHIGVHKQLDGRNYVGAAPVVGRSSGAQLSGLADLVAAHGSDRVRLTPYQKLLVLDVADDQVESLVEGLRGIGLEARPSAWRRGTMACTGIEYCKLAIVETKARGEELVARLEERLRDFDTDISIHINGCPNACARTQVADIGLKGMLVLNAHGEQVEGFQVHLGGGLGMAQGQTAGFGRKLRGLKATAEELPGYVERLAHNYLAGRGDGESFANWVIRADEELLK from the coding sequence ATGGCGCTGGACAGCACCCCGGCCACCAAGCCCGCTCCCCGCCCCCGCAAGGCGCGCGGCGAGGGCCAGTGGGCGCTCGGACACCGCGAGCCGCTGAACCCGAACGAGCGGATCAAGAAGGACGACAACCCGCTGAACGTCCGGGCCCGGATCGAGAACATCTACGCACACACCGGGTTCGCCGGCATCGACCCGCAGGACCTGCGCGGGCGTTTCCGCTGGTGGGGCCTCTACACCCAGCGCAAGGCCGGCATCGACGGCGGACGCACGGCGGTGCTCGAGCCGCACGAGCTCGAGGACGAGTACTTCATGCTCCGCGTACGCGTGGACGGGGGTGCGCTGAACCTCGCGCAGCTGCGCACGATCGCGGAGATCTCCACCGAGTTCGGCCGCGGCACCGCGGACATCACCGACCGGCAGAACATCCAGCTGCACTGGATCCGGGTCGAGGACATGCCGGAGATCTGGCGCCGGCTCGAGGCGGTCGGCCTGCAGACCACCGAGGCGTGCGGCGACTGCCCGCGCATCGTGCTGGGCAGCCCGGTCGCCGGCGTCTCGACCGAGGAGGTCATCGACCCTACCTCGGCGATCGACGAGATCATCGAGCGCTTCATCGGCGACCCGCGCTACTCCAACCTGCCGCGCAAGTTCAAGTCGTCGATCTCCTGGCTGGCGGACACGCCCTACGAGATCAACGACATCTCCTTCATCGGCGTGCGGCACCCGGTGCACGGGCCCGGCTTCGACCTCTGGGTCGGCGGCGGCCTCTCCACCAACCCGCGGCTCGCCGAGCGTCTCGGCGTCTGGGTCCCGCTCGACGAGATCCCGGACGTCTGGGAGGGCGTCGTCGGGATCTTCCGCGACTACGGGTACCGGCGGCTGCGCACCCGGGCCCGGCTGAAGTTCCTGCTCGCCGACTGGGGCGTCGCCAAGTTCCGGGAGATCCTGGAGAAGGAATACCTGGGCCGGGCGCTGGTCGACGGCCCGTCGGCCGAGCTGCCGGCGAAGCCGATCGACCACATCGGAGTGCACAAGCAGCTCGACGGCAGGAACTACGTCGGCGCGGCCCCGGTCGTCGGCCGCTCCTCGGGAGCGCAGCTGAGCGGGCTCGCCGACCTCGTGGCGGCGCACGGCTCGGACCGGGTGCGGCTCACCCCGTACCAGAAGCTCCTGGTCCTGGATGTCGCCGACGACCAGGTGGAATCGCTTGTCGAGGGCCTGCGCGGGATCGGGCTTGAGGCCCGGCCGTCGGCCTGGCGCCGCGGCACGATGGCCTGTACCGGCATCGAGTACTGCAAGCTCGCGATCGTCGAGACCAAGGCCCGCGGCGAGGAGCTGGTCGCCCGGCTCGAGGAGCGGCTGCGCGACTTCGACACCGACATCTCGATCCACATCAACGGCTGCCCGAACGCCTGCGCACGCACCCAGGTCGCCGACATCGGCCTCAAGGGCATGTTGGTCCTGAACGCGCACGGCGAGCAGGTCGAGGGCTTCCAGGTGCACCTCGGCGGCGGGCTCGGCATGGCGCAGGGACAGACCGCCGGCTTCGGCCGCAAGCTGCGCGGCCTCAAGGCGACCGCCGAGGAGCTTCCGGGCTATGTGGAGCGTCTCGCGCACAACTACCTCGCGGGCCGCGGCGACGGCGAATCCTTCGCCAACTGGGTCATCCGTGCTGATGAGGAGCTGCTGAAATGA
- a CDS encoding phosphoadenylyl-sulfate reductase: MTVVTAVGLGLVSLGAPAAPADPTRRPAAELKELADAAGKALEGAPAEEIARWATSTFGDRFCVTSSMADAVVAHLFSRVAPGVDVVFLDTGLHFPETLKIRDTVARTMNVNVRSIRPRMTVGQQDGEFGPRLFARSPDECCFLRKVEPLERALSDYDSWATGLRRDESPTRANTPVVAFDAKKGKVKVNPIAAWTQADVDRYIARWNVPVNELFKKGYGSIGCWPCTRRTKAGEDPRAGRWAMFEKTECGLHV; this comes from the coding sequence ATGACTGTCGTGACCGCTGTCGGCCTGGGACTGGTGTCCCTCGGCGCGCCCGCCGCCCCCGCCGACCCGACCCGCCGACCGGCCGCCGAGCTCAAGGAGCTCGCCGACGCCGCCGGCAAGGCGCTCGAGGGCGCACCCGCCGAGGAGATCGCGCGCTGGGCGACCAGCACGTTCGGCGACCGCTTCTGCGTCACCAGCTCGATGGCCGACGCCGTCGTCGCGCACCTGTTCTCCCGCGTCGCGCCCGGCGTGGACGTCGTCTTCCTCGACACCGGCCTGCACTTCCCGGAGACCCTCAAGATCCGCGACACGGTCGCCCGCACGATGAACGTCAACGTCCGCTCGATCCGCCCGCGGATGACGGTCGGCCAGCAGGACGGCGAGTTCGGGCCCCGGCTCTTCGCCCGCAGCCCCGACGAGTGCTGCTTCCTGCGCAAGGTCGAGCCGCTGGAGCGCGCCCTGTCCGACTACGACTCCTGGGCCACCGGCCTGCGCCGCGACGAGTCCCCGACCCGCGCGAACACCCCCGTGGTGGCGTTCGACGCGAAGAAGGGCAAGGTCAAGGTCAACCCCATCGCGGCGTGGACGCAGGCGGACGTCGACCGCTACATCGCGCGGTGGAACGTGCCGGTCAACGAGCTCTTCAAGAAGGGGTACGGGTCGATCGGCTGCTGGCCGTGCACCCGGCGCACGAAGGCCGGCGAGGACCCGCGCGCGGGCCGCTGGGCGATGTTCGAGAAGACCGAATGCGGCCTGCACGTCTAG
- a CDS encoding sirohydrochlorin chelatase, producing MRPARLAVVLVAHGSRDPRAAAATESLARAVGDAYPLWDVRAAYLDHSVPRPRQVLADFEARGHGRAVLVPLLLTAAYHGRVDVPGEIAAARADGLGMDVETADVLGPFDGQVSPLLLGGLEQRLGEAAPGGLDAVVLAAAGTRDSAARATVVRAAAALGERLGVPCRVAYASAAAPLSGEVVASLRAQGHRRVGLASYFLAPGLLYDNTVRSAREAGVTAVAEPLTDVPDLVHLVAGRIRAAAARCAVVRSVAARSA from the coding sequence ATGCGGCCTGCACGTCTAGCCGTCGTCCTGGTCGCGCACGGCAGCAGGGATCCGCGTGCCGCCGCGGCCACGGAGTCGCTGGCGCGGGCGGTCGGGGACGCGTACCCGCTGTGGGACGTCCGGGCGGCCTACCTGGACCACAGCGTGCCGCGGCCGCGGCAGGTCCTGGCCGACTTCGAGGCCCGCGGCCACGGGCGCGCGGTGCTGGTGCCGCTGCTGCTGACGGCGGCCTACCACGGCCGGGTGGACGTGCCGGGCGAGATCGCGGCGGCCCGGGCGGACGGGCTCGGCATGGACGTGGAGACGGCGGACGTTCTGGGTCCGTTCGACGGTCAGGTCTCGCCGCTGCTGCTCGGCGGGCTGGAGCAGCGGCTGGGCGAGGCCGCGCCGGGCGGCCTTGATGCTGTGGTGCTCGCCGCGGCGGGCACCCGGGACTCGGCGGCGCGGGCGACGGTGGTTCGGGCCGCGGCGGCGCTGGGGGAGCGGCTGGGGGTGCCGTGCCGGGTCGCTTACGCGTCGGCGGCGGCGCCGCTTTCGGGTGAGGTTGTGGCGTCGCTGCGTGCGCAGGGTCATCGGCGGGTGGGCCTCGCGTCCTACTTCCTGGCTCCGGGGCTGCTCTACGACAACACGGTGCGGTCGGCGCGTGAGGCCGGGGTCACGGCCGTTGCGGAGCCTTTGACCGACGTGCCGGACCTGGTGCACCTGGTGGCCGGCCGGATTCGGGCCGCAGCGGCCCGCTGTGCCGTCGTCCGATCCGTTGCCGCCCGCTCCGCCTGA
- a CDS encoding WhiB family transcriptional regulator, whose translation MDWRHHAICRDEDPELFFPIGTSGPALLQVEQAKAVCRRCTVTESCLSWALESGQDAGVWGGMSEDERRAVKRRGGLRVSAPTA comes from the coding sequence ATGGACTGGCGTCACCATGCGATCTGCCGCGACGAGGACCCGGAGCTGTTCTTCCCGATCGGGACGTCAGGCCCCGCGCTCCTGCAGGTCGAGCAGGCCAAGGCCGTGTGCCGGCGATGCACCGTGACCGAGTCGTGCCTCTCCTGGGCGCTCGAGTCCGGTCAGGACGCCGGCGTCTGGGGCGGTATGAGCGAGGACGAACGGCGTGCCGTGAAGCGCCGGGGTGGCCTTCGCGTCAGTGCACCCACCGCCTGA
- a CDS encoding diacylglycerol/lipid kinase family protein — translation MRALLVVNPKATTTNERSRDVLVRALRSEVDLTVEYTRKRGHAATLARSAAESGVDLVVTLGGDGTVNEAVNGLMTADSGLSARGTSPAFRLPALAVVPGGSTNVFARALGLPRDWVEGTSVILDGLRSGRHRVIGLGRADDRYFTFTAGVGLDAAVTRRVEQARLRGRKSTPSLYVRSMVGLIFSGEDRRSPPLAIERPGEEPETGLGTVIVQNTAPWTYVGDRAINPNPDASFDRGLDLLAVRNLHITSTARTVTQMASRNSEPHGKHVLRLHDQSEFTVIASRPQSFQLDGDYLGERQKVHFLSVPEALRVIC, via the coding sequence ATGCGAGCGTTACTGGTGGTAAATCCCAAAGCCACCACGACGAATGAGCGCAGCCGCGACGTGCTGGTGCGGGCCCTGCGCAGCGAGGTCGACCTGACGGTCGAGTACACCCGCAAGCGCGGCCATGCGGCGACGCTGGCCAGGTCCGCCGCGGAGAGCGGCGTGGACCTGGTGGTGACGCTCGGCGGCGACGGCACGGTCAACGAGGCCGTGAACGGGCTGATGACCGCGGACTCCGGCCTCTCCGCCCGCGGCACGTCCCCGGCGTTCCGGCTGCCGGCGCTCGCGGTGGTGCCGGGCGGCTCGACGAACGTCTTCGCCCGCGCGCTCGGCCTGCCCCGTGACTGGGTCGAGGGCACCTCGGTGATCCTCGACGGGTTGCGCTCCGGCCGGCACCGGGTCATCGGGCTCGGCCGGGCCGACGACCGGTACTTCACCTTCACCGCCGGGGTCGGCCTGGATGCCGCGGTGACCCGCCGGGTGGAGCAGGCACGGCTCCGCGGGCGTAAGTCGACCCCGTCGCTCTACGTCCGCTCGATGGTCGGGCTGATCTTCTCCGGCGAGGACCGCCGGTCGCCGCCGCTCGCGATCGAGCGTCCCGGCGAGGAGCCGGAGACCGGGCTGGGGACGGTCATCGTCCAGAACACCGCACCGTGGACATACGTCGGCGACCGTGCGATCAACCCCAACCCCGACGCCTCGTTCGATCGGGGGCTCGACCTGCTCGCCGTCCGTAACCTGCACATCACCAGTACTGCACGGACAGTGACTCAGATGGCGTCCCGCAACTCCGAGCCACACGGCAAGCACGTGCTGCGACTCCACGACCAGTCCGAGTTCACCGTGATCGCCAGCCGCCCCCAGTCGTTCCAGTTGGACGGTGACTACCTGGGCGAGCGCCAGAAGGTGCACTTCCTGTCCGTCCCCGAAGCCCTGCGTGTGATCTGCTGA
- a CDS encoding FadR/GntR family transcriptional regulator — protein MRPPAYQLLADELREEITSGRLQPGERLPPEPELCVRSGVSRSTVREALRLLASQHLIVTTRGVTGGSFVAHPDADQLSEALSTGLTLLSNSAEVGLADLLELRRALEIPAAGLAAMRRTDANLAELRGAMFDPDLDELTTMLSAHAAFHSAVASATGNPLFELVTRPLYHVTYGEEVVESLPDGYWARVDADHRELLNCVKGRDSEAAMDVGRRHLDFIAMANAR, from the coding sequence GTGCGTCCACCGGCGTATCAGCTTCTCGCGGACGAGCTCCGCGAGGAGATCACGTCGGGGCGGTTGCAGCCGGGCGAGCGCCTGCCGCCCGAGCCCGAGCTCTGCGTGCGCTCCGGCGTGAGCCGCAGCACGGTACGCGAGGCGTTACGCCTGCTCGCCAGCCAGCACCTCATCGTCACGACCCGAGGGGTCACGGGCGGTAGCTTCGTCGCGCACCCCGACGCCGATCAACTGTCCGAGGCGCTCTCCACCGGGCTGACGCTGCTGAGCAACTCCGCCGAGGTCGGCCTGGCCGACCTGCTCGAGCTGCGCAGGGCGCTGGAGATCCCGGCAGCCGGGCTGGCGGCGATGCGCCGCACGGACGCGAACCTGGCCGAGCTGCGCGGGGCGATGTTCGATCCCGACCTGGACGAGCTCACCACGATGCTGTCCGCGCACGCCGCGTTCCACTCCGCGGTGGCGTCGGCGACCGGCAACCCGCTCTTCGAGCTGGTCACCCGCCCGCTCTACCACGTCACGTACGGCGAGGAGGTCGTCGAGAGCCTGCCCGACGGCTACTGGGCCCGGGTCGACGCCGACCACCGCGAGCTGCTGAACTGCGTGAAGGGCCGCGACTCGGAGGCCGCGATGGACGTGGGCCGCCGCCACCTCGACTTCATCGCGATGGCCAACGCCCGCTGA
- a CDS encoding ATP-binding protein — translation MTQLQTTHPEPAFGDDVVLLTVPADGGYLGVLRTATAGLAARLHFALDEIEDLRIAVDEACAMLLAIATRGAELECRFAVTDDALTVEVTVSTVRGARLPSESSFAWKVLTALTTSASAEATGRHATIRLLTRRTEL, via the coding sequence GTGACTCAGCTGCAGACAACGCATCCGGAGCCGGCGTTCGGTGACGACGTCGTGCTGCTGACTGTGCCCGCCGACGGCGGATACCTCGGTGTGCTCCGCACGGCGACGGCCGGCCTCGCCGCGCGCCTGCACTTCGCGCTCGACGAGATCGAGGACCTGCGGATCGCGGTCGACGAGGCCTGCGCGATGCTGCTGGCCATCGCCACCCGCGGCGCGGAGCTCGAGTGCCGCTTCGCGGTCACCGACGACGCACTTACCGTCGAGGTCACGGTGTCGACGGTGCGCGGTGCGCGGCTGCCGTCGGAGTCCTCGTTCGCCTGGAAGGTGCTTACCGCGTTGACGACGTCGGCCTCCGCGGAGGCGACCGGCCGGCACGCGACCATCAGGCTGCTCACCCGCCGCACCGAGCTCTGA
- a CDS encoding GNAT family N-acetyltransferase encodes MVHELAEFERAADSCHLTEQQLTAALFGPQPALFGHVAVDADDVPQGMALWHLSFSTWEGTHGIYLEDLYVRPQARGTGAGGALLAALAAECVARGYRRLDWVMLDWNPAAEFYAAIGAKVVDGWLSYRLTGPALQRLGERSAPVRG; translated from the coding sequence ATGGTGCACGAACTCGCCGAGTTCGAACGCGCCGCCGACTCCTGTCACCTCACCGAGCAACAGCTGACGGCCGCCCTGTTCGGCCCGCAGCCGGCCCTCTTCGGGCACGTCGCGGTCGACGCTGACGACGTACCGCAGGGCATGGCGCTGTGGCACCTCAGCTTCTCGACCTGGGAGGGAACCCACGGTATCTACCTGGAGGACCTCTACGTCCGCCCGCAGGCGCGGGGCACCGGCGCGGGTGGCGCCCTGCTGGCCGCGCTCGCCGCGGAGTGCGTGGCGCGTGGCTACCGGCGCCTCGACTGGGTGATGCTGGACTGGAACCCGGCCGCTGAGTTCTACGCCGCGATCGGGGCGAAGGTGGTCGACGGCTGGCTGTCGTACCGGCTGACCGGCCCGGCCCTCCAGCGACTCGGCGAGCGCTCCGCACCCGTCAGGGGCTAG